The following DNA comes from Halobacillus litoralis.
ATTTTTAAGGGGGCCATTCATAGTAGAGTGAGAGACATTACGATTGATATGAAGATAGCAGCAGCTGAAGGAATCGCCAAAGTCATCTCTGAGGAAGAGTTATCTCCAGAGTACGTAATACCTAGTGCGCTTAATCAAAAGGTTGCACAGACAGTAGCCGAGGCTATTGAACAAACAGTCAATGAAAAAGAAGAGTGCTTAGTTTAACGCTGAGCATTCTCTATTTAATATAAAAAGGAGAGATTATATGTCCAGTTCAGCAGAGAGAGTTCATACAGAACAGCCCGCAGAGCAAAATATCACATTAATTTCCAACAAAAAGAAAGCGATTACAATATTTGGTCTTCCTCTTATGTGGTTTTTAGGGATTACAGTTCTTACATTAGTGAGTATGTACACAGGAAACTTACCTGGTGGCATGCTTGGAAGTCTTCTCATTATGATGGTTCTCGGTGAGCTCTTTGGATGGATCGGAGATCACACACCTGTATTAAAGACCTATCTGGGAGGTGGTGCCATTCTCGCCATCTTTGGAGCTGCGTATATGGTGTACGCTGGTTTAATTCCGGGTGAAACGGTTACAATGGTCAATGATTTCATGAAAGATGGGGCATTTTTGAATTTCTATATTGCCGCTTTAATTACAGGAAGCATTTTAGGAATGAATAAAAAGATTTTAGTTAAAGTCGGTCTCAAATACTTCTTACCGATTTTCGGTGCGGTAATTGGTGCTATGGCTGTTGCTGCCTTATTTGGTGCGATCGTCGGGTTTTCTCTAAGAGACGCCGTCCTGGTTATTACCATGCCTATTATGGGCGGCGGAATGGGGGCAGGTGCCGTACCTATGAGCCAGATTTATAGTGAGTTAATGGGGAATGAACCGAGTTACTATATTTCAATGCTCGTTCCAGCGTTAGCCCTGGGTAATGTTTTTGCAATTATTATTGCAAGCATGCTCAATATCCTCGGAAAAAAAGTACCTTCCTTAACTGGGAATGGTCAACTACTGAAAGGTTTTGAATACAAAGAAGAGAAACCATCCTTCGACATTGGAAAGATGGGAATCGGTTTAATGGTTGCAATTCTGTTCTTTACCATCGGAACATTATTAGCTGGGTTTATCCCGCTTCATGCTTATGCTCTGATGATCATAATCGTAGCTGCTGCTAAAATTGCTGGTGTTATACCTGAAAGTGTCTTAGATGGAGCGAATCAGTGGTATAAATTTGTAGCAAAAAACTGGACACTCGCTCTCCTGTTCGGAATCGGGATTGCTTACACTGACTTAGGTACAGTCCTTGAAGCCTTAACAGTTCAATACATTGTAACTGTTCTCGGTGTAGTGGTGGGAGCGGTGCTCGGAGCGGGGCTGCTCGGTAAGCTGGTCGGCTTTTACCCAATCGAATCAGCCATTACAGCCGGATTGTGTATGGCCAACATGGGTGGTACAGGAGATGTAGCTGTGCTATCATCCTCAAGAAGAATGGAGCTTATGCCGTTTGCTCAGATTTCCTCACGCTTAGGAGGGGCTATCATCCTACTCCTGGCAGGGTTGCTTATCCCGTTCCTGATATAAAGAAACAAAAGGTCCATCTTCAATGTTTGAAGATGGACCTTTTGCTTATGTACACTCGGTAAATTCAGTTACTGTTCCTCCTTCGCTATTGCCTCAGTGACGGGAAACCAAGTATGGTGAAAGCCAAAACAGACATTAAGGAATCAAAAGAATGGTCAAATCATGACATCAAAGCAGGCTTTTTTCATACAATATTTTTGGGGTGAAAAATATGCCAAGAGTAAAGTACACAGATTCAGATGTTGCCTTGATGGCAAGGATGATGAGAGCAGAAGCCGAGGGTGAAGGAAAACTGGGCATGTTATTTGTAGGGAATGTGATTGTTAACCGCGCTAGCGCAGATTGTTTAGACTTTAGAGATATAAGGACCATTTCTGATGTTATTTATCAAGTGCAGGGAGGAAATTATTCCTTTGAAGCAGTTCAGAAAGGGAATCTTTTCTATAACAGAGCGAGATCTGTTGAAAAAAGATTAGCAGAGAAAAATTTAAAATATTGGAGACAGCACCCGGCTAAATATGGTTTATGGTATTTTAATCCATCTGGTTCATGTCCTCCGACTTGGTATGGGCAGACATTCTCTGGTCAATATAAGAATCATTGTTATTATGAACCAGCTGCTGGCACATGTGCCAGTGTTTACACCTGAGGTCGATTTTTCGAGTTTGAGTGGGGGATTCCGGCAGCGGAATGGCCCTTTTACATATTTGAAATCTAGTTAAAATACAGAGATGATTAAGCATATAGAAAAAGGACTCCGCATCCAAAAAATGAATTATTGTCTGGATGCGGAGGTCTTCATATATTTCATAAGAATATATCAACATTCTATCATGTCATAAACAGGTGTTTCTTCCTTATTTGACCCCACTGAAAAAGGTTTGATTAAGGGAGTGGCAGGGAAAGGAAGCTCATAGTCGGAGGTGCAACTTATGAGAAAACAGAAAAAGTGGTCGATCGCTGCAATCATCATCATAACCATCGCCATCGGTCT
Coding sequences within:
- a CDS encoding cell wall hydrolase: MPRVKYTDSDVALMARMMRAEAEGEGKLGMLFVGNVIVNRASADCLDFRDIRTISDVIYQVQGGNYSFEAVQKGNLFYNRARSVEKRLAEKNLKYWRQHPAKYGLWYFNPSGSCPPTWYGQTFSGQYKNHCYYEPAAGTCASVYT
- a CDS encoding 2-hydroxycarboxylate transporter family protein, with the protein product MSSSAERVHTEQPAEQNITLISNKKKAITIFGLPLMWFLGITVLTLVSMYTGNLPGGMLGSLLIMMVLGELFGWIGDHTPVLKTYLGGGAILAIFGAAYMVYAGLIPGETVTMVNDFMKDGAFLNFYIAALITGSILGMNKKILVKVGLKYFLPIFGAVIGAMAVAALFGAIVGFSLRDAVLVITMPIMGGGMGAGAVPMSQIYSELMGNEPSYYISMLVPALALGNVFAIIIASMLNILGKKVPSLTGNGQLLKGFEYKEEKPSFDIGKMGIGLMVAILFFTIGTLLAGFIPLHAYALMIIIVAAAKIAGVIPESVLDGANQWYKFVAKNWTLALLFGIGIAYTDLGTVLEALTVQYIVTVLGVVVGAVLGAGLLGKLVGFYPIESAITAGLCMANMGGTGDVAVLSSSRRMELMPFAQISSRLGGAIILLLAGLLIPFLI